Proteins found in one Lycium ferocissimum isolate CSIRO_LF1 chromosome 6, AGI_CSIRO_Lferr_CH_V1, whole genome shotgun sequence genomic segment:
- the LOC132059203 gene encoding uncharacterized protein LOC132059203 isoform X2 has product MGKISSEDIEYDETKAEFSTNWTITRGSLEDSITFESTDSPIDDDSESNTQIPSPLILHPPSPDSSPCEIKLCFMQKHEIRQVYVRSTARVYEIYYAPTLQSENEYLSTVRCSIAERDGEFLQASESEVVNPQYLKEDYVGKPTEGRVTAEAKLCPSEGDWVEVKVPDSPFAGNKDLYEATAQIDDADPCMSLTIRFLSLQNKGSIFIDEVYIFGDPINSNEVETPAVPMENQASSFMAMLVPTLLQLSKSGISQKQQDKDVFDSQRKENELGIAVRTSDFADAKKENEREKRTSADHIVQLDVTDKPVAEPTHSQPPPHQNLSTEYHNISTTSNDASQGRIVGAIEQLLDRVSRIENICLRFEEKMVSPMNSMEMRLQRLEQQVEILAKNSQYSGVASGTRITAPSFTCSESNSSSLYNDGSENQSCGASELEKKDLPYNKLSEPPDDMPVSSNPSHVLPNLVITAPEFSCEEDEEENDIVESAKVSSQEMQKQVLSIDDALAAALSGFLSTSRVLPPDDGTTEVIASGPIGEGVNEKNEFSQSAQSTSVIAHDCTLEGNGNDRPSKYTQILAVTAPDFSEEEYEFENANLIIASSPTAPELASEGNGDNEIASPSTESQDPKGFVDLNRSKSMDSASSTVASEPYAEQENFLHENVHLKETSGVIGLKDHLYAQESICRSQDDLTACPSGQDDKVAETNVRDSTNEPHMNSHNLENAAESEEHDASRVDVMDNACEYLKPSDLDFDIPILDVKFTINEDGDTKFSIEDLLGDVEDVNVEVHCVDESGDNAVTREGTTFTIMDDEPPPECSTGESNPLVDLGINAADTFTNSDGHGNPSISRHQEVFIGLI; this is encoded by the exons ATGGGGAAAATATCGAGTGAGGATATAGAATATGATGAAACGAAAGCTGAATTTTCAACGAACTGGACGATCACACGTGGCTCTCTAGAAGATTCCATCACTTTCGAATCCACCGATTCTCCGATCGATGATGATTCTGAGTCCAATACTCAGATTCCATCACCTCTTATCCTACATCCACCTTCACCTGATTCTTCCCCTTGCGAAATCAAGT TATGCTTTATGCAAAAGCATGAGATCAGGCAGGTCTATGTTCGGAGTACTGCTCGTGTTTATGAGATATATTATGCACCTACTCTGCAGAGTGAGAATGAGTATCTATCTACTGTCCGCTGTAGCATAGCTGAAAGAGATGGTGAATTTCTCCAAGCTAGTGAGAGTGAAGTAGTTAACCCGCAATATTTGAAGGAGGATTATGTAGGAAAACCAACAGAAGGTAGAGTCACAGCTGAAGCGAAACTTTGCCCCAGCGAAGGTGATTGGGTCGAGGTTAAGGTCCCTGATTCTCCTTTCGCTGGAAACAAG GATTTATACGAGGCCACAGCACAAATTGATGATGCGGATCCCTGCATGTCACTGACAATTCGCTTTTTATCACTTCAGAATAAAGGTTCTATATTCATCGATGAAGTTTACATATTTGGTGACCCTATTAACTCTAATGAGGTGGAGACTCCAGCAGTCCCTATGGAAAACCAAGCTAGTTCTTTCATGGCCATGCTTGTTCCCACCCTTCTGCAACTATCTAAATCAGGCATCAGCCAGAAGCAGCAGGACAAAGATGTTTTTGATAgtcaaagaaaggaaaatgaacTGGGAATTGCAGTGAGGACATCTGATTTTGCtgatgccaagaaagaaaatgaaCGAGAAAAGAGGACGAGTGCTGATCATATAGTGCAGTTGGATGTCACTGACAAGCCTGTAGCCGAACCCACTCATTCGCAGCCTCCACCCCACCAGAACTTGAGCACAGAGTACCACAATATCTCCACCACGAGTAATGATGCATCACAGGGTCGTATTGTAGGAGCCATTGAGCAACTTCTTGACCGAGTGAGCAGAATTGAAAATATTTGCTTGAGATTTGAAGAAAAGATGGTTAGTCCAATGAACAGCATGGAGATGAGACTTCAACGACTGGAGCAGCAAGTAGAAATTCTAGCTAAAAACTCCCAATATTCTGGAGTGGCGTCCGGCACAAGAATAACAGCTCCTTCATTTACCTGCAGTGAGTCCAATTCTAGCTCTTTGTATAATGATGGAAGTGAAAATCAGTCTTGTGGGGCATCAGAACTGGAGAAGAAGGATCTCCCTTACAATAAGTTGTCCGAGCCTCCTGATGATATGCCCGTTTCTTCAAATCCTTCACATGTTCTTCCAAATCTTGTGATTACTGCCCCTGAGTTTTCATGTGAAGaggatgaagaagaaaatgatattGTTGAATCAGCAAAGGTTTCTTCTCAAGAGATGCAAAAGCAAGTTTTATCTATTGATGATGCTTTAGCTGCAGCACTTTCTGGATTTCTGTCCACATCCCGTGTTCTTCCTCCAGATGATGGGACTACAGAAGTTATTGCTTCTGGACCTATTGGTGAGGGAGTAAATGAGAAGAATGAGTTTAGCCAATCAGCCCAAAGTACTTCAGTTATCGCTCACGACTGTACTTTGGAGGGAAATGGCAATGACAGACCTTCAAAGTACACTCAAATTCTTGCAGTTACAGCTCCTGACTTTAGCGAGGAGGAGTACGAATTTGAGAATGCAAATTTAATCATAGCTTCTTCTCCAACAGCTCCTGAACTTGCAAGTGAAGGAAATGGagataatgaaatagcttctccAAGCACTGAAAGTCAGGACCCCAAAGGCTTCGTTGATCTTAACAGAAGCAAGAGCATGGATAGCGCAAGTTCAACTGTTGCGTCTGAGCCATATGCAGAGCAAGAGAATTTTCTCCATGAGAATGTGCACCTTAAAGAAACTTCTGGAGTAATTGGTTTGAAAGATCATCTTTATGCACAAGAAAGTATCTGCAGATCGCAGGATGATCTCACTGCTTGTCCTTCAGGTCAAGATGATAAGGTTGCAGAGACTAATGTAAGAGATTCGACCAATGAGCCACATATGAATTCTCATAATCTAGAAAATGCTGCTGAATCTGAAGAACATGATGCTTCCCGTGTGGACGTCATGGATAATGCTTGTGAATATTTAAAACCTTCTGATCTGGATTTTGACATTCCTATCTTAGATGTGAAGTTCACAATCAATGAAGACGGTGATACCAAGTTCTCAATAGAAGATCTTTTAGGTGACGTGGAAGATGTTAATGTTGAAGTTCATTGTGTTGATGAGAGCGGTGATAATGCTGTCACTAGAGAGGGAACAACATTCACTATTATGGATGATGAACCACCGCCGGAGTGTTCTACAGGCGAAAGCAACCCTCTGGTGGATCTTGGAATTAATGCTGCAGATACATTCACTAATTCGGATGGACATGGTAATCCGAGTATATCCCGCCACCAGGAGGTGTTTATCGGTCTCATCTGA
- the LOC132059203 gene encoding uncharacterized protein LOC132059203 isoform X1 has product MGKISSEDIEYDETKAEFSTNWTITRGSLEDSITFESTDSPIDDDSESNTQIPSPLILHPPSPDSSPCEIKLCFMQKHEIRQVYVRSTARVYEIYYAPTLQSENEYLSTVRCSIAERDGEFLQASESEVVNPQYLKEDYVGKPTEGRVTAEAKLCPSEGDWVEVKVPDSPFAGNKVSCLQKHTIENEQRSIEDLYEATAQIDDADPCMSLTIRFLSLQNKGSIFIDEVYIFGDPINSNEVETPAVPMENQASSFMAMLVPTLLQLSKSGISQKQQDKDVFDSQRKENELGIAVRTSDFADAKKENEREKRTSADHIVQLDVTDKPVAEPTHSQPPPHQNLSTEYHNISTTSNDASQGRIVGAIEQLLDRVSRIENICLRFEEKMVSPMNSMEMRLQRLEQQVEILAKNSQYSGVASGTRITAPSFTCSESNSSSLYNDGSENQSCGASELEKKDLPYNKLSEPPDDMPVSSNPSHVLPNLVITAPEFSCEEDEEENDIVESAKVSSQEMQKQVLSIDDALAAALSGFLSTSRVLPPDDGTTEVIASGPIGEGVNEKNEFSQSAQSTSVIAHDCTLEGNGNDRPSKYTQILAVTAPDFSEEEYEFENANLIIASSPTAPELASEGNGDNEIASPSTESQDPKGFVDLNRSKSMDSASSTVASEPYAEQENFLHENVHLKETSGVIGLKDHLYAQESICRSQDDLTACPSGQDDKVAETNVRDSTNEPHMNSHNLENAAESEEHDASRVDVMDNACEYLKPSDLDFDIPILDVKFTINEDGDTKFSIEDLLGDVEDVNVEVHCVDESGDNAVTREGTTFTIMDDEPPPECSTGESNPLVDLGINAADTFTNSDGHGNPSISRHQEVFIGLI; this is encoded by the exons ATGGGGAAAATATCGAGTGAGGATATAGAATATGATGAAACGAAAGCTGAATTTTCAACGAACTGGACGATCACACGTGGCTCTCTAGAAGATTCCATCACTTTCGAATCCACCGATTCTCCGATCGATGATGATTCTGAGTCCAATACTCAGATTCCATCACCTCTTATCCTACATCCACCTTCACCTGATTCTTCCCCTTGCGAAATCAAGT TATGCTTTATGCAAAAGCATGAGATCAGGCAGGTCTATGTTCGGAGTACTGCTCGTGTTTATGAGATATATTATGCACCTACTCTGCAGAGTGAGAATGAGTATCTATCTACTGTCCGCTGTAGCATAGCTGAAAGAGATGGTGAATTTCTCCAAGCTAGTGAGAGTGAAGTAGTTAACCCGCAATATTTGAAGGAGGATTATGTAGGAAAACCAACAGAAGGTAGAGTCACAGCTGAAGCGAAACTTTGCCCCAGCGAAGGTGATTGGGTCGAGGTTAAGGTCCCTGATTCTCCTTTCGCTGGAAACAAGGTAAGCTGCCTGCAAAAGCACACAATAGAGAATGAACAACGAAGTATTGAG GATTTATACGAGGCCACAGCACAAATTGATGATGCGGATCCCTGCATGTCACTGACAATTCGCTTTTTATCACTTCAGAATAAAGGTTCTATATTCATCGATGAAGTTTACATATTTGGTGACCCTATTAACTCTAATGAGGTGGAGACTCCAGCAGTCCCTATGGAAAACCAAGCTAGTTCTTTCATGGCCATGCTTGTTCCCACCCTTCTGCAACTATCTAAATCAGGCATCAGCCAGAAGCAGCAGGACAAAGATGTTTTTGATAgtcaaagaaaggaaaatgaacTGGGAATTGCAGTGAGGACATCTGATTTTGCtgatgccaagaaagaaaatgaaCGAGAAAAGAGGACGAGTGCTGATCATATAGTGCAGTTGGATGTCACTGACAAGCCTGTAGCCGAACCCACTCATTCGCAGCCTCCACCCCACCAGAACTTGAGCACAGAGTACCACAATATCTCCACCACGAGTAATGATGCATCACAGGGTCGTATTGTAGGAGCCATTGAGCAACTTCTTGACCGAGTGAGCAGAATTGAAAATATTTGCTTGAGATTTGAAGAAAAGATGGTTAGTCCAATGAACAGCATGGAGATGAGACTTCAACGACTGGAGCAGCAAGTAGAAATTCTAGCTAAAAACTCCCAATATTCTGGAGTGGCGTCCGGCACAAGAATAACAGCTCCTTCATTTACCTGCAGTGAGTCCAATTCTAGCTCTTTGTATAATGATGGAAGTGAAAATCAGTCTTGTGGGGCATCAGAACTGGAGAAGAAGGATCTCCCTTACAATAAGTTGTCCGAGCCTCCTGATGATATGCCCGTTTCTTCAAATCCTTCACATGTTCTTCCAAATCTTGTGATTACTGCCCCTGAGTTTTCATGTGAAGaggatgaagaagaaaatgatattGTTGAATCAGCAAAGGTTTCTTCTCAAGAGATGCAAAAGCAAGTTTTATCTATTGATGATGCTTTAGCTGCAGCACTTTCTGGATTTCTGTCCACATCCCGTGTTCTTCCTCCAGATGATGGGACTACAGAAGTTATTGCTTCTGGACCTATTGGTGAGGGAGTAAATGAGAAGAATGAGTTTAGCCAATCAGCCCAAAGTACTTCAGTTATCGCTCACGACTGTACTTTGGAGGGAAATGGCAATGACAGACCTTCAAAGTACACTCAAATTCTTGCAGTTACAGCTCCTGACTTTAGCGAGGAGGAGTACGAATTTGAGAATGCAAATTTAATCATAGCTTCTTCTCCAACAGCTCCTGAACTTGCAAGTGAAGGAAATGGagataatgaaatagcttctccAAGCACTGAAAGTCAGGACCCCAAAGGCTTCGTTGATCTTAACAGAAGCAAGAGCATGGATAGCGCAAGTTCAACTGTTGCGTCTGAGCCATATGCAGAGCAAGAGAATTTTCTCCATGAGAATGTGCACCTTAAAGAAACTTCTGGAGTAATTGGTTTGAAAGATCATCTTTATGCACAAGAAAGTATCTGCAGATCGCAGGATGATCTCACTGCTTGTCCTTCAGGTCAAGATGATAAGGTTGCAGAGACTAATGTAAGAGATTCGACCAATGAGCCACATATGAATTCTCATAATCTAGAAAATGCTGCTGAATCTGAAGAACATGATGCTTCCCGTGTGGACGTCATGGATAATGCTTGTGAATATTTAAAACCTTCTGATCTGGATTTTGACATTCCTATCTTAGATGTGAAGTTCACAATCAATGAAGACGGTGATACCAAGTTCTCAATAGAAGATCTTTTAGGTGACGTGGAAGATGTTAATGTTGAAGTTCATTGTGTTGATGAGAGCGGTGATAATGCTGTCACTAGAGAGGGAACAACATTCACTATTATGGATGATGAACCACCGCCGGAGTGTTCTACAGGCGAAAGCAACCCTCTGGTGGATCTTGGAATTAATGCTGCAGATACATTCACTAATTCGGATGGACATGGTAATCCGAGTATATCCCGCCACCAGGAGGTGTTTATCGGTCTCATCTGA
- the LOC132059203 gene encoding uncharacterized protein LOC132059203 isoform X3, with amino-acid sequence MMILSPILRFHHLLSYIHLHLILPLAKSSDLYEATAQIDDADPCMSLTIRFLSLQNKGSIFIDEVYIFGDPINSNEVETPAVPMENQASSFMAMLVPTLLQLSKSGISQKQQDKDVFDSQRKENELGIAVRTSDFADAKKENEREKRTSADHIVQLDVTDKPVAEPTHSQPPPHQNLSTEYHNISTTSNDASQGRIVGAIEQLLDRVSRIENICLRFEEKMVSPMNSMEMRLQRLEQQVEILAKNSQYSGVASGTRITAPSFTCSESNSSSLYNDGSENQSCGASELEKKDLPYNKLSEPPDDMPVSSNPSHVLPNLVITAPEFSCEEDEEENDIVESAKVSSQEMQKQVLSIDDALAAALSGFLSTSRVLPPDDGTTEVIASGPIGEGVNEKNEFSQSAQSTSVIAHDCTLEGNGNDRPSKYTQILAVTAPDFSEEEYEFENANLIIASSPTAPELASEGNGDNEIASPSTESQDPKGFVDLNRSKSMDSASSTVASEPYAEQENFLHENVHLKETSGVIGLKDHLYAQESICRSQDDLTACPSGQDDKVAETNVRDSTNEPHMNSHNLENAAESEEHDASRVDVMDNACEYLKPSDLDFDIPILDVKFTINEDGDTKFSIEDLLGDVEDVNVEVHCVDESGDNAVTREGTTFTIMDDEPPPECSTGESNPLVDLGINAADTFTNSDGHGNPSISRHQEVFIGLI; translated from the exons ATGATGATTCTGAGTCCAATACTCAGATTCCATCACCTCTTATCCTACATCCACCTTCACCTGATTCTTCCCCTTGCGAAATCAAGT GATTTATACGAGGCCACAGCACAAATTGATGATGCGGATCCCTGCATGTCACTGACAATTCGCTTTTTATCACTTCAGAATAAAGGTTCTATATTCATCGATGAAGTTTACATATTTGGTGACCCTATTAACTCTAATGAGGTGGAGACTCCAGCAGTCCCTATGGAAAACCAAGCTAGTTCTTTCATGGCCATGCTTGTTCCCACCCTTCTGCAACTATCTAAATCAGGCATCAGCCAGAAGCAGCAGGACAAAGATGTTTTTGATAgtcaaagaaaggaaaatgaacTGGGAATTGCAGTGAGGACATCTGATTTTGCtgatgccaagaaagaaaatgaaCGAGAAAAGAGGACGAGTGCTGATCATATAGTGCAGTTGGATGTCACTGACAAGCCTGTAGCCGAACCCACTCATTCGCAGCCTCCACCCCACCAGAACTTGAGCACAGAGTACCACAATATCTCCACCACGAGTAATGATGCATCACAGGGTCGTATTGTAGGAGCCATTGAGCAACTTCTTGACCGAGTGAGCAGAATTGAAAATATTTGCTTGAGATTTGAAGAAAAGATGGTTAGTCCAATGAACAGCATGGAGATGAGACTTCAACGACTGGAGCAGCAAGTAGAAATTCTAGCTAAAAACTCCCAATATTCTGGAGTGGCGTCCGGCACAAGAATAACAGCTCCTTCATTTACCTGCAGTGAGTCCAATTCTAGCTCTTTGTATAATGATGGAAGTGAAAATCAGTCTTGTGGGGCATCAGAACTGGAGAAGAAGGATCTCCCTTACAATAAGTTGTCCGAGCCTCCTGATGATATGCCCGTTTCTTCAAATCCTTCACATGTTCTTCCAAATCTTGTGATTACTGCCCCTGAGTTTTCATGTGAAGaggatgaagaagaaaatgatattGTTGAATCAGCAAAGGTTTCTTCTCAAGAGATGCAAAAGCAAGTTTTATCTATTGATGATGCTTTAGCTGCAGCACTTTCTGGATTTCTGTCCACATCCCGTGTTCTTCCTCCAGATGATGGGACTACAGAAGTTATTGCTTCTGGACCTATTGGTGAGGGAGTAAATGAGAAGAATGAGTTTAGCCAATCAGCCCAAAGTACTTCAGTTATCGCTCACGACTGTACTTTGGAGGGAAATGGCAATGACAGACCTTCAAAGTACACTCAAATTCTTGCAGTTACAGCTCCTGACTTTAGCGAGGAGGAGTACGAATTTGAGAATGCAAATTTAATCATAGCTTCTTCTCCAACAGCTCCTGAACTTGCAAGTGAAGGAAATGGagataatgaaatagcttctccAAGCACTGAAAGTCAGGACCCCAAAGGCTTCGTTGATCTTAACAGAAGCAAGAGCATGGATAGCGCAAGTTCAACTGTTGCGTCTGAGCCATATGCAGAGCAAGAGAATTTTCTCCATGAGAATGTGCACCTTAAAGAAACTTCTGGAGTAATTGGTTTGAAAGATCATCTTTATGCACAAGAAAGTATCTGCAGATCGCAGGATGATCTCACTGCTTGTCCTTCAGGTCAAGATGATAAGGTTGCAGAGACTAATGTAAGAGATTCGACCAATGAGCCACATATGAATTCTCATAATCTAGAAAATGCTGCTGAATCTGAAGAACATGATGCTTCCCGTGTGGACGTCATGGATAATGCTTGTGAATATTTAAAACCTTCTGATCTGGATTTTGACATTCCTATCTTAGATGTGAAGTTCACAATCAATGAAGACGGTGATACCAAGTTCTCAATAGAAGATCTTTTAGGTGACGTGGAAGATGTTAATGTTGAAGTTCATTGTGTTGATGAGAGCGGTGATAATGCTGTCACTAGAGAGGGAACAACATTCACTATTATGGATGATGAACCACCGCCGGAGTGTTCTACAGGCGAAAGCAACCCTCTGGTGGATCTTGGAATTAATGCTGCAGATACATTCACTAATTCGGATGGACATGGTAATCCGAGTATATCCCGCCACCAGGAGGTGTTTATCGGTCTCATCTGA